Genomic segment of Thermoplasmata archaeon:
CACGGTAGTATTGGATAGCCCCGATATGGTGATTGTTACCTTGTAATATGCAGGCACGATAGGACTGTAATCTCCGCCAACTGCTATGAATCCAGATACATTGTAAGGAACAGGCATGCTTGAACTATAACCGCTCCAGAAGTTTCCAGACTGAGTAGGCTGGTTCATTATGTTTCCAGATAACTGATATCCGTTCACCGTGTTAACCACGCTTGCAGGCTCAGATGTAATGTTCCAGTTGTTTTCATACACTGCCGGCATATAGTTATAAATGTTCATAGAAGGACTGTATGCAGGGACTGTCACATTAAAGTAATTGTTGTAAATCGTGTTTCCAGAGCTGTAGATGGTGAGCCCAAACTGTCCAATGCCATTAGTTGTAGCTGAATTTAATGGCACTGGATACTGCAAAAACTCGTTACCCCATATTACGTTTCCAGATCCTCCGTACACAAGCAAAGAACTGCCCCAATCATAAAAGTTATTATCTCCGACCAGGTCACTAGTGCTGTTCCATAGCATGATATTTGCAACTGGAAAATCGTCCTGGTTAATTCCATAAACTTCATTAGAGAACCAGCCAGTAACATAATTGGCATGATATATGGATACATGAGATGTGTTGTATAACTGGATCTGCAGATAATTGTAATTTGGCAGATTATATGAACCTGCAATGAGAGTTGCAGCACTGCCAAAGTTAATAAAGAATGTTGGAGGACTGTTTATTGATACGTACAAGTTTGTGTTTACTAGCAACAGTCCAGAAAACACTGGAAATGCATAGTCATTAAGCTGGCTGAAAAGCGGACTTAAAGATCCATATTGGTTGTTTTCGAGAACATACGGATTGTTCAGCGTTCCGTTTCCCTTAATGGACAATGCTGCAATCTGAGCATTGTCAAAAGCGTAAAGGGGTGTATATATGCCCATAGCCATGTTCTTTACCATGCTCACGTTCAATACCGTAGAGCTGCTGAATGTGATGAAAACCGGATTATAATTGCTTAGCAGGATCTCAGCACTGTAAGTGCCTGAAGGCAAGTCATATGAAAACTTTCCTGCCGTGCCGATAGCCGCCCACTGTGCGATTGTGGCATTGAATGCTGATCCAGGGTTAATAAACATAAACGCGTTGGAAGGTGTTACAGACCCAGAAATCTTGATATTGCCAGATCCGGGAGCCAGCCCCCACAACGGTGCCAGAATCGAAGGACCTGTAGTGAGTATTGCAGTTGGATTGACGCCGTTCCATGATGATGACACACCAACGCTTGTCTCACCAGTATCAGTGCCAAAATTATAAGCTGATGGAACTGCAATGTATCCCGTGCTGGACAGATAGCTAAGCTGCATCGTGGCATTTATGTTAAATACCGTTGTCGTACTGCCACCACCATACCCGCCCAGCATCAACTCTGCATCGTAAAGCAAGAATCCGGTAGGTGTGGGCTCATTTCCATTCACCTGAAAATATGCGGGTGCAGTAGTATAATCTGAGGGCGTACCGTATGTAGAGTTGAATATTACCTCGTCATAAGATCCAGAAATAGGTGCCTGGTTTTGCTGGAGCAAAGTGTAGTTAAAAAATACAGCATTTCTATTATTTATGATCGTGCTGTTAATATACACATTTATCGTAAATGGAAAGTTAACATTTGTAAAGTTGCTGCTTACACCGTAATAATAGACTGGTGGTACCGAAACGCCATCATAGCTGTACAGTGAATTTTGAGTGAAAAGATATTGGTCATTCGAAAAATTCCAGATATTGTCGACCATTGACAGCTGATGCGTTCTTGTAGAGTATGAAACAGTGTTCTGGGTCCAGAATACAAAACTGTTGTTTCCAAACAATGTTACGTTCTTGAGAACAGTATTTAGCTGAAAACTCAGGCTATAAGGACTGTCTGCATCAAGATAAAATATGTTGAGGTTGTTTACAGTGATAGATCCTTCAAAACTGGTAGTGTTCAATACCGTTCCTGTCAAAACACCACTGTTATTCATCAAGCCATAATATCCTATTCCCATCGGTGCTGGTGCAGAGCTGTACAGTGGGGTTATCGTATTGCCATTTCTAGCGTACTTTGCATTAAAGTTTGGCAAATACGCATATTTTGCAGGCACACTTTTTTCTCTCAACTCACTTAGCACCTTTTGCGTCATTGTCGATACTTGTGCGTTTGAAACCTGATACGTCTGCGCATGACCCGGTTCATTGGCCAAACTCGAAGACGATATCAAAAAACCAGAACTCATCAATACGACGACTACTGCTATTGGCAGTAGAACTTTAAAAATATTTTTTTTGATGTTTTTGTTACCCATACTGTTATTAAATGTATCAGAATATTTATAATTTTTTCTCAAGTTCTATTTTATGATTTATATCTCTGAAATAAAAGGCTTAAGCATCTATGTAACATAAAAAATACACTGCCGTGGCCCATGACAACCTTGATTCTACAGTCAGTTAAAATAACTATTAAAGATTGTTTATCTTGATATCTTCGTATGCGCTCAGCGCAGCCAAGGCACCCTGCCCTGCAGATATGATAATCTGCCCGGAGTTGCCGGTTATGTCCCCTGCCGCATATATTTTAGATACGCTGGTTCTCTGCTTTTTATCAGTGATAATGTAACCTTTTGTATCCAGGTCCACGCCCAGCTTTTTCGCAATTTCATTCTGTGGTAATAAGCCTACATAAATGAATACTCCGTCAAAATCCTGTATTGATTCAGTGTTCGTAGTCCTCTCTGTGTACCGAATCTTGTTCAGTTTGTTGCCATCTCCCATGATCTCTTTAATCTGCACGTTCAAATTATACTCTATCTTCTCTTCTTCTAATTTTTGAATATACGAATATTCGCACATTTTCTTGGGCATATATTCAAAAATTACGGGTGTCACACCTACATTCTTAAGATACAGTGCTGCCACAGCTCCCGAATTAGCTCCACCTATCACTGCCACTTTCTTGCCTCTGAAAAAGTATGCATCGCATGTTACGCAGTAAGATACTCCCTTGCCCAGATACTTATCCTCTCCCGCCACATTTAATTTTCGATGCGTTGTTCCAGTTGCAAGTATGATCGCACTCGCTTTTATTATCTTATCAGGAGTTTTGATTTCAAAGTCGTTATTGCTCTTTTTAATGTTAACTATCTCTACATTTTCCAATATTGTTGCATACTCTTTCGCATGCGCTTTCATCAATGTAGCCAGCTCTTCTCCTTTTATAAGCTTATGAGACAAATAATTTTCTACAAGCGGATTTTCAATAACCAAGCCACCTGTCAGATACTTGTCGAGCACGATAGGATTTAATCCTGCCCTTTTTGAGTATATTGCCGCAGATAATCCTGCAGGACCAGCACCGATTATGGCCACATCGTAATGAGCTTCAATATTACTTTCTTTCACCGAAAAACTTCCAAACCCAGGTATCGCCATAATAAATACACCCACTAAAAAATTGAAAAAAATAAAAAAGATTTTTTACATTTCTGGCATGCCGCCCATTCCGCCCATACCCGGCATTCCACCACCAGGCATACCGCCACCAGGCATACCACCGCCAGGCTGCCCTTCTCTCTTCTTTGACTGTATTACATCGTCGATTCTGAGAATCATAGTAGCTACTTCCATCGCACTCTCGATTGCCTGCTCTTTCACTTTTGCAGGCTCAATCACACCTTCTTCGAACATGTCTTTGGCCTTATTGCTAAATACGTCTATGCCAAACCCTTTGTTTCCTTTTTCATGCTGGGACCTGATACCTATCAGGATATTTATCGCATCCATTCCTGCATTTTCAGCCAGAGTTCTAGGTATGACTTCCAATGCATTTGCGAACGCTTCAATCGCTAGCTGTTCTCTGCCACCTACTGTAGGCGCATACTTTCTAAGCTGCATAGCCAGCTCAGTTTCAATAGCACCGCCACCTGGTACTGCAACGCCTTCTTCTATCGCAACGCTTACTACCTTGAGAGCGTCATGAAGTGCCCTCTCTACTTCTGCTATAACATGTTCAGTACCGCCTCTGATCAGAATCGATACTGCCTTCGGATTTTTGCAGCCTGTAACAAAGGTCATGTTGTCATTTCCTATCTTTCTCTCTTCTACTGTTTTAGCAAACCCTAGATCTTCAGCTTTGAGATCACTTAGGTTCGTTACAATTTTGGCACCTGTAGCCTTTGCTAGCTTTTCTATATCGCTTTTCTTCACTCTTCTAACTGCATAAATGTCATGTTTAGATAGATAATGTTGAGCAAGGTCATCTATCCCTTTTTCACATATTAACACGTTTGCGCCACTGCTGTTAACCAGCTCTACCATATCTTTTAATTGCTTTTCTTCTTCATCTAAAAATGCATGTATCTTTGTTGGATCTTCAATCTGGATCTTGGCACTGATCTCTGTTTTCTTTATTTCAAGCCCTTCGTTTATCAGCGCGATCTTCGCATTATTAACAATTCTAGGCATTCTTGGGTGCACTTTCTCTTTATCCAATACTATTCCGTCAATCATTGCCGTTTCTGCTATTCCACCACCTGTCTTTTTCTCAACCTTAATGTTGTCAATGTCTGCAACAGTCTTTCCGTTTACCTTTTCTGTTATAGCTATTACACTTTTAACTGCAAGATCTGCAAAATATGAACTGCTGTTTCCTATGTTTTTGCCGGTCATTGCCGTAGTGGCTATCTTTTTTAAAATCAGATCGTCTTTTGAATCTATCTTCTTTCCGATTTTAGAGATTAATTCTAAAGTTTTCTGCGATGCAAGCCTGTAACCGTTATTAATGATAGTTGCATGCACGTTTTGCTCTAACAAGCTTTCAGCCTGCTTTAATAACTCTCCAGCCAACACTACTGCTGTGGTAGTTCCATCACCCACTTCTTGATCCTGTGACTTGGCGACCTCAACTATCATCTTTGCAGCCGGATGCTGTACATCAATCTCTTTTAAGATTGTAGCTCCATCATTAGTAATAACAATGTCTCCTAAACCGTCAACTAACATCTTATCCATTCCCTTTGGCCCAAGCGTAGTTTTCACTGCATCAGCGATGGCTCTAGCCGCTGCAATATTGTTTTTCTTAGCATCTTTGCCTGATTCTCTTTCTGTTCCTTCTTTTAATACCAAAATAGGTACTTGTCCTGTCATCATAGTAAATATCACCTTCTTGATTGAGAATGGTAAAAATGTTCTTCTATTTAAATGTTTTTATTTTTTCCATGCCAGAAATTGAGCGTTGTGATATTTTGCTATTTCCTGTGCTGTCCCTTATTTCTAAGATAATTTGTACTACTTTGCAGAAATAATTGCTAAATAAAAGCGTATAATACATATTTTTTTGATTAAATAATTGTTAAAAATTCAGCCGCCAATTTCCGGAATAGTATGAAACCTATGGCAGAAATTGACAGTTGAATCATTTTTTAATCTGAGCTAGCATAGTGTACATCTTTTTAATTGTTTTTGGTATAAGGTAAATAACTATCACAAAATTGATATTATAAAAATACGTATTATACATAAAAAAATGAGAAAAATATTATTCATTTAACTGTATATTACCAGCATAGTACTAAATGTAAGTTTTATATATTAGTTCTCATTTAAGGGATTTGGAATGACGGTCATAGCGACAGGGAAACACCCGGTCCCATCCCGAACCCGGCAGTTAAGCCTGTCCGCGTATCATGTGCGTACTTGGATGCGCGAGCTCCAGGAAAGCATGTTTCGCTGTCATTCTATTTTCAATTTCTTCTGCACCGTTTTTCAAAAAAAATAACGAAAATTTTTAGTATAATTGACGCATATTCTCTACCCTGAAACTTGCTTGATCAGGTTTAGTACTGAAAAATCTCGTATAGAATGCGGAGATTGTCGAGCCTGGTCAAAGGCGGTGGATTTAGGGTCCACTCTTGTAGAAGTTCGCCGGTTCAAATCCGGCTCTCCGCACTATATATCAATAATCGAATACTTTATAAACAACCGTTTCATAACCATGCATGTGACCATGCATGACTTTTAAGCAAAAACATAAAAAATTACTTGAAAATGAGCAAATTAGGCGTTGGTATGAGAATATGAGAGCAAGATCAGCCATAAGTGCTGACGTATGGCTTAGAAATTTAGGGCTCTACTGTGAGCTTAACAACATCACACCAGAGATTATTATAGAGAACGCAAAGAATGGAAAACTAAAGAACGAATTTATGGATTTTGTGAGGAAAATGGAATCAGAGGGGAAAGCTGGGTCCTACATAGTGAAATTCAAGTACACATTAAGGTCTTGGCTGATCTTCAACGATATTGACTATAAGATGAATGTGAACATAGCCAATGAGGGTGAGAATCCAATGACTATGAATGAAAGGATACCCACAAAGGATGAACTAGCAAGAATGCTAAGAGAAAGCACTAAAAGAGGGCGAGTTGCAATAGCATTGATGGCATTTTCAGGATTAAGACCTGAATCACTGGGCAACTACGAGGGCACTGATGGATTGCTTATCGGAGACCTCGTGGATTTCAACCTTAAGAGCATAGAATTCGAGAAAATACCTGCAATAATTGTTGTGAGATCCCGATTATCGAAGGCTAGAAATCAATATTTCACTTTCATTGGAAAAGAGGGCTGCGATCTGATAAAAGAATACGTAAAAGAAAGAATAGAAAAAGGGGAAAAG
This window contains:
- a CDS encoding thermopsin family protease; the encoded protein is MGNKNIKKNIFKVLLPIAVVVVLMSSGFLISSSSLANEPGHAQTYQVSNAQVSTMTQKVLSELREKSVPAKYAYLPNFNAKYARNGNTITPLYSSAPAPMGIGYYGLMNNSGVLTGTVLNTTSFEGSITVNNLNIFYLDADSPYSLSFQLNTVLKNVTLFGNNSFVFWTQNTVSYSTRTHQLSMVDNIWNFSNDQYLFTQNSLYSYDGVSVPPVYYYGVSSNFTNVNFPFTINVYINSTIINNRNAVFFNYTLLQQNQAPISGSYDEVIFNSTYGTPSDYTTAPAYFQVNGNEPTPTGFLLYDAELMLGGYGGGSTTTVFNINATMQLSYLSSTGYIAVPSAYNFGTDTGETSVGVSSSWNGVNPTAILTTGPSILAPLWGLAPGSGNIKISGSVTPSNAFMFINPGSAFNATIAQWAAIGTAGKFSYDLPSGTYSAEILLSNYNPVFITFSSSTVLNVSMVKNMAMGIYTPLYAFDNAQIAALSIKGNGTLNNPYVLENNQYGSLSPLFSQLNDYAFPVFSGLLLVNTNLYVSINSPPTFFINFGSAATLIAGSYNLPNYNYLQIQLYNTSHVSIYHANYVTGWFSNEVYGINQDDFPVANIMLWNSTSDLVGDNNFYDWGSSLLVYGGSGNVIWGNEFLQYPVPLNSATTNGIGQFGLTIYSSGNTIYNNYFNVTVPAYSPSMNIYNYMPAVYENNWNITSEPASVVNTVNGYQLSGNIMNQPTQSGNFWSGYSSSMPVPYNVSGFIAVGGDYSPIVPAYYKVTITISGLSNTTVMAFLYTTSQNHAFLYSTYGSGTLSFQVTNGSYYFILMTQTGIYSSVPATITVNGANVNITVTLAGNSVIL
- a CDS encoding FAD-dependent oxidoreductase — encoded protein: MAIPGFGSFSVKESNIEAHYDVAIIGAGPAGLSAAIYSKRAGLNPIVLDKYLTGGLVIENPLVENYLSHKLIKGEELATLMKAHAKEYATILENVEIVNIKKSNNDFEIKTPDKIIKASAIILATGTTHRKLNVAGEDKYLGKGVSYCVTCDAYFFRGKKVAVIGGANSGAVAALYLKNVGVTPVIFEYMPKKMCEYSYIQKLEEEKIEYNLNVQIKEIMGDGNKLNKIRYTERTTNTESIQDFDGVFIYVGLLPQNEIAKKLGVDLDTKGYIITDKKQRTSVSKIYAAGDITGNSGQIIISAGQGALAALSAYEDIKINNL
- the thsB gene encoding thermosome subunit beta; the protein is MMTGQVPILVLKEGTERESGKDAKKNNIAAARAIADAVKTTLGPKGMDKMLVDGLGDIVITNDGATILKEIDVQHPAAKMIVEVAKSQDQEVGDGTTTAVVLAGELLKQAESLLEQNVHATIINNGYRLASQKTLELISKIGKKIDSKDDLILKKIATTAMTGKNIGNSSSYFADLAVKSVIAITEKVNGKTVADIDNIKVEKKTGGGIAETAMIDGIVLDKEKVHPRMPRIVNNAKIALINEGLEIKKTEISAKIQIEDPTKIHAFLDEEEKQLKDMVELVNSSGANVLICEKGIDDLAQHYLSKHDIYAVRRVKKSDIEKLAKATGAKIVTNLSDLKAEDLGFAKTVEERKIGNDNMTFVTGCKNPKAVSILIRGGTEHVIAEVERALHDALKVVSVAIEEGVAVPGGGAIETELAMQLRKYAPTVGGREQLAIEAFANALEVIPRTLAENAGMDAINILIGIRSQHEKGNKGFGIDVFSNKAKDMFEEGVIEPAKVKEQAIESAMEVATMILRIDDVIQSKKREGQPGGGMPGGGMPGGGMPGMGGMGGMPEM